TCGCCCAGCCTGAAGGCCGTCAGCTCGCCCACGGTCAGCCCCGCCAGCACGCCCGCGCTGCCGGTCAGCCGGTCGAGCACGGCATCGTGGAACACGATCGCGCGACCGTCACGGCTGACGCGGATGTCGCATTCGATGCCGAGGCCCCGCTCCGCCGCCAGCGCGAAGGCGGCCAGCGAGTTTTCCGGAACGCCTTCGCCGTGCAGCCCCCGGTGGGCGTAGACAACCTGCGTCAGCCAGTCCGGCGTATCAGCCATCGCTGTCCGTCAGCGCGACAATGGCGTCGACCTCAACCGCCGCCCCCAGCGGCAGGCTGGGAACGCCGACGGCGGCGCGGGCGTGGCGGCCGGCATCGCCGAAGACCTCGGCCATCAGGTCCGACGCGCCGTTGGCCACCTTGTGCTGTTCGATGAAATGGGGTGTGCAGGCCACGAAACCGCCCAGCTTGACGATCTGCTGCACCCGGTCGAGCGAACCCAGTTCGGCGCGCAACTGGGCAAGGATCATCAGCCCGCAGGCGCGTGCGGCAGCAAGGGCGCGGTCCATGTCCACGCTGTCGCCCACGGTGCCCGTTACCAGCTCCCCGTCGATGAACGGCAGCTGCCCGGACACGAAGGCCGTGTTGCCATGCACGCGCACCGGCACGTAGCTTGCCAGGGCGGCGGAAACCGGCGGCAGTTCGATGCCGAGTTCGGCAAGTTTCGCGTCGTATCCCACGTCAGTTCTCCTCGTTAAGGGCGGCGAGTACCCACGGCAGCGCCTCATCCCAGGTGTCTATCCGCGCATGGGCATGCCCCGCCGCCAGCGCGCAGTCGATATGCGGGGCGAGCAGCGGCTCGCCACACAGGTGCAGGCGGCGGACCGCCGGCGTCTCGATCGCGGCCGACCGATGGTGGCTGGCAATATCGTCGATGAACACCGCGCGGGTGGCGCCATGGTCGGCAACGATCCGCTGCAAGGCCGCGCCCTTGGGTCCCTGGTTGGTGAACACCGGGACATCCACGCCCAGCTTGCGCAGTTGCGCGGTGCGCGCCGCGTGGCATGCGTCGGGCAGGTTGGTCAGCACCACCACGTCGGCATGGCGGCCGATCTCGGCCAGCGCCTCCAGGGCGCCGGCAATCGGCAGCTGGCTGTCCATCTCGGTATCGAAGAACGAGCCCAAGAGCCGCCAGATCTCCTCCTTGTCCAGCACCTCGCCCCCGTCGCGGCGGCGCAGGGCGGTGGCAAAATCGTTGCCCTCCATGGCAAAATCGATGGCGTGTTGCGCCCCCAGCCAATCGCGGAAATGGCAGACCATGTGCAACAAGACCTCGTCGCAGTCGGTTACCAGCAGCGGCCGGCTCATGCTCCAAGCTCCTGCCCGGCGCGCACCAGCACCTCGGGCGCCACGCCCAGCGCCCCGGCCGCGCCGACGAGATCGGGCTCATGGCTCTGCAGGAATTCGAACACCGCACGGTGAGTAGAACGCTCGCCGATCGAATCGCGCAGGCCATCGGGCGACAGCCCGGTAAGGTCGAGAAAGCGCGAAGCCCGCCGCTCATCCTCCAGCACCCAGCCGAGCGCGGCCAGCGCCAGCGCGGCCGGATCATTAAGCGGTTCTTTACCTTGGCAGCGAATTGTTCGATATCCCAATGGCAACAAGACGATGGTCTTCCAGGGGGGAAGGAAGCGTTCGGGGGCTGAATGACGAAGAGAATCCTCGTTGTCGAGGACAACGACCTGAACCGAAAGCTTTTCTGCGACGTATTGCGGGCGAGCGGCTTTGCGGTGGAGCCTGTGGCGGACGGCAACCTCGCAATCGCGGCGGCGCGGGCGTTCTTCCCCAACCTGGTGGTGATGGACATCCAGCTGGCCGACGTCTCCGGCCTCGATCTCATCGCCATCCTCAAGCGCGATGCCGATCTCTCCAGCGTGCCGGTGCTGGCGGTGACCGCCTATGCCGGCAAGGGCGACGAGCAACGTATCCGCGAATCGGGCGCGGAGGGCTATCTGTCCAAGCCGGTCAGCATCGGCCCGTTCATGGCCGCCGTGCGCGGACTGATGGATACCGGCGTGGAGAGCGCCGCCTGACCGGTTACGGCCCAAGGCCGAGTTCGTACGCTTGACAAGCGCCCATGCGGGGGCTTTGCGCAGGTGGCCGTGCTCGCCTACGAAGCCCGCATTCACATTTCTTGGGAACTGCCGCCACATGGACCGCACCGAAGTCGACACCCGCACCCGCTCGATCATCGAGTCGTTCAACACCAAGGGCGTGGCAATCACCGATGCCACCACCTTTGCCGGCGACCTGGAATTCGACAGCCTGACCGTGATGGATTTCGTCGCCGCGATCGAGGATGAGTTCGACATCATCATCTCGATGAACCAGCAGGCCGAGATCGAGACCTACGGCAACCTCGTCGATGCAGTCACCGCGATGGCGGACAGCAAGTGAGCGAAGGCGTGATGCAGCCCGACCGGCCGCAGGTCGAGGGCGATGCAGTTCCTGGTGGCGAGACGGACCTGTTCAGCAAGTTCGATGCCGTCATCGCGATGCGCGAAGGCCTGTTGGCAAGCGGGGTAGAAGACCCCTTCAGCCTGGTCATGGAAAAGGTGCTCAGCCCCACGCGCGCGATCTGCAACGGGCGCGAGACGATCCTGCTCGGCACCTACAACTACATGGGCATGACCTTTGACCCCGAAGTGATCGCGGCGGGTCAGCGGGCGTTGGCCGATTACGGTGCCGGTACCACCGGCAGCCGGGTGCTGAACGGCACCTACCAGGGGCACAAGGAAGTCGAGGAGGCCTTGCGCGAATTCTACGCGATGGATCACGCGATGGTCTTTTCCACCGGCTACCAGGCCAATCTGGGGATTATTTCCACCATCGCCGGCAAGGGCGACTACATCATCCTCGACATCGACAGCCACGCCAGCATCTGGGACGGCTGCGCGCTGGGCAATGCCGAGGTGGTGCCGTTCAAGCACAACGATATCGAGGCGATGGAAAAGCGCCTGAAGCGCATACCGGAAGGCGCCGGCAAGCTGGTGATCCTGGAAGGCGTCTACTCGATGCTGGGCGACATTGCCCCGCTCGCCGAGATGGTCAAGGTGGCCAAGGCCCACGGCGCCATGGTGCTGGTGGACGAGGCGCATTCGATGGGCTTCATCGGCGAACATGGTCGCGGCGTTGCCGAGGCGGCGGGCGTGATCGACCAATGCGACTTCATCATCGGCACGTTTTCCAAGAGCGTGGGAACGGTTGGCGGTTTTTGCGTATCGAACCATCCCAAGTTCGAGATCATGCGGCTGGTCTGCCGCCCCTACGTCTTCACCGCCAGCCTGCCGCCCAGCGTGGTCGCCACCGCCGCCACCAGCATCCGCAAGCTGATGCACGGCGGGGAGAAGCGGGCGCACCTGTGGGAAAATTCCAAGCGCTTGCACCTGGGGCTGAGCAAGCTGGGCTTCCGGCTGGGCACCGACGCGCCGCAAAGCGCCATCGTTGCCGTCATCATGCCCGATCTTGAACGCGGCGCGGCCATGTGGGAGGCGCTGCTCAAGGAAGGGCTTTACGTCAATCTGGCGCGACCCCCGGCGACCCCTGCCAACATGACGCTGCTGCGCTGTTCGCTGTGCGCCGAACATTCGGCCG
This is a stretch of genomic DNA from Aurantiacibacter arachoides. It encodes these proteins:
- a CDS encoding response regulator, coding for MTKRILVVEDNDLNRKLFCDVLRASGFAVEPVADGNLAIAAARAFFPNLVVMDIQLADVSGLDLIAILKRDADLSSVPVLAVTAYAGKGDEQRIRESGAEGYLSKPVSIGPFMAAVRGLMDTGVESAA
- a CDS encoding acyl carrier protein — protein: MDRTEVDTRTRSIIESFNTKGVAITDATTFAGDLEFDSLTVMDFVAAIEDEFDIIISMNQQAEIETYGNLVDAVTAMADSK
- the spt gene encoding serine palmitoyltransferase; amino-acid sequence: MSEGVMQPDRPQVEGDAVPGGETDLFSKFDAVIAMREGLLASGVEDPFSLVMEKVLSPTRAICNGRETILLGTYNYMGMTFDPEVIAAGQRALADYGAGTTGSRVLNGTYQGHKEVEEALREFYAMDHAMVFSTGYQANLGIISTIAGKGDYIILDIDSHASIWDGCALGNAEVVPFKHNDIEAMEKRLKRIPEGAGKLVILEGVYSMLGDIAPLAEMVKVAKAHGAMVLVDEAHSMGFIGEHGRGVAEAAGVIDQCDFIIGTFSKSVGTVGGFCVSNHPKFEIMRLVCRPYVFTASLPPSVVATAATSIRKLMHGGEKRAHLWENSKRLHLGLSKLGFRLGTDAPQSAIVAVIMPDLERGAAMWEALLKEGLYVNLARPPATPANMTLLRCSLCAEHSAEEVETILGMFERAGRAVGIIEG
- a CDS encoding HAD family hydrolase, translating into MSRPLLVTDCDEVLLHMVCHFRDWLGAQHAIDFAMEGNDFATALRRRDGGEVLDKEEIWRLLGSFFDTEMDSQLPIAGALEALAEIGRHADVVVLTNLPDACHAARTAQLRKLGVDVPVFTNQGPKGAALQRIVADHGATRAVFIDDIASHHRSAAIETPAVRRLHLCGEPLLAPHIDCALAAGHAHARIDTWDEALPWVLAALNEEN
- a CDS encoding RidA family protein translates to MGYDAKLAELGIELPPVSAALASYVPVRVHGNTAFVSGQLPFIDGELVTGTVGDSVDMDRALAAARACGLMILAQLRAELGSLDRVQQIVKLGGFVACTPHFIEQHKVANGASDLMAEVFGDAGRHARAAVGVPSLPLGAAVEVDAIVALTDSDG
- a CDS encoding DUF3572 family protein; amino-acid sequence: MGYRTIRCQGKEPLNDPAALALAALGWVLEDERRASRFLDLTGLSPDGLRDSIGERSTHRAVFEFLQSHEPDLVGAAGALGVAPEVLVRAGQELGA